The following coding sequences lie in one Danio rerio strain Tuebingen ecotype United States chromosome 3, GRCz12tu, whole genome shotgun sequence genomic window:
- the zgc:113407 gene encoding uncharacterized protein isoform X8 translates to MSDPEPCRIKHEDTEQQIDLIEEYEEIKEEEHHVKIEENHLQTDDIFKRRDKNSFTCTQCGKSFESKSSLKIHMRSHTGEKPFTCTECGMSFSHTSNLNQHMRIHTGEKPYMCTQCGKSFSQSSDVNKHMRIHTGEKPFTCTQCGKSFSHVSTLNQHMKIHTGEKPYMCTQCGKGFNQSSDVIKHMRSHTGEKPFTCTQCGKSFSQSSNLNKHMWSHTGERPYTCTQCGKSFSQSSDVTKHMWSHTGEKPFTCTQCGKSFSHSSNLNKHTMIHTGEKPYTCTQCGKSFRRSSHLNKHMKIHIYVL, encoded by the coding sequence acctaattgaagagtatGAGGAGATTAAAGAGGAGGAACaccatgtcaaaattgaggaaaatcatttacagactgatgatattttcaaaaggagagacaagaatagTTTTACCTgcacccagtgtgggaagagttttgaaAGTAAAAGCAGCCTCAAGATTCACATGaggagccacactggagagaaaccattcacatgcactgagTGTGGAATGAGTTTCAGCCACACATCAAACCTTAATcagcacatgaggatccacactggagagaaaccatacatgtgcacacagtgtgggaagagtttcagccaatcatcagatgttaataaacacatgagaatccacactggagagaaaccattcacatgcactcagtgtgggaagagtttcagccacgtATCaacccttaatcaacacatgaagatccacactggagagaaaccatacatgTGCACACAGTGTGGGAAAGGTTTTAACCAATCATCAGACGTTATTAAACACATGAGGAGCCATACTGGCGAGAAACCAttcacgtgcactcagtgtgggaagagtttcagccaatcatcaaaccttaataaacacatgtggagtcacactggagagagaccatacacatgcactcagtgtgggaagagtttcagccagtcATCAGACGTTACTAAACACATGtggagccacactggagagaaaccattcacttgtactcagtgtgggaagagttttagccactcatcaaatctcaataaacacacaatgattcacactggagagaaaccatacacatgcactcagtgtggaaagagtttcaggcgatcatcacaccttaataaacacatgaagatccacatatatgtgctttga
- the zgc:113407 gene encoding uncharacterized protein isoform X7 — protein MLQGPAKVDHIGEIAYVKGLTDLIEEYEEIKEEEHHVKIEENHLQTDDIFKRRDKNSFTCTQCGKSFESKSSLKIHMRSHTGEKPFTCTECGMSFSHTSNLNQHMRIHTGEKPYMCTQCGKSFSQSSDVNKHMRIHTGEKPFTCTQCGKSFSHVSTLNQHMKIHTGEKPYMCTQCGKGFNQSSDVIKHMRSHTGEKPFTCTQCGKSFSQSSNLNKHMWSHTGERPYTCTQCGKSFSQSSDVTKHMWSHTGEKPFTCTQCGKSFSHSSNLNKHTMIHTGEKPYTCTQCGKSFRRSSHLNKHMKIHIYVL, from the coding sequence acctaattgaagagtatGAGGAGATTAAAGAGGAGGAACaccatgtcaaaattgaggaaaatcatttacagactgatgatattttcaaaaggagagacaagaatagTTTTACCTgcacccagtgtgggaagagttttgaaAGTAAAAGCAGCCTCAAGATTCACATGaggagccacactggagagaaaccattcacatgcactgagTGTGGAATGAGTTTCAGCCACACATCAAACCTTAATcagcacatgaggatccacactggagagaaaccatacatgtgcacacagtgtgggaagagtttcagccaatcatcagatgttaataaacacatgagaatccacactggagagaaaccattcacatgcactcagtgtgggaagagtttcagccacgtATCaacccttaatcaacacatgaagatccacactggagagaaaccatacatgTGCACACAGTGTGGGAAAGGTTTTAACCAATCATCAGACGTTATTAAACACATGAGGAGCCATACTGGCGAGAAACCAttcacgtgcactcagtgtgggaagagtttcagccaatcatcaaaccttaataaacacatgtggagtcacactggagagagaccatacacatgcactcagtgtgggaagagtttcagccagtcATCAGACGTTACTAAACACATGtggagccacactggagagaaaccattcacttgtactcagtgtgggaagagttttagccactcatcaaatctcaataaacacacaatgattcacactggagagaaaccatacacatgcactcagtgtggaaagagtttcaggcgatcatcacaccttaataaacacatgaagatccacatatatgtgctttga